CAATTAATGAccagttattctttctttttgtcctatttccacATATATCCCTTTTGAGTACTGGtaatttcatttgtaaaaatattgtgCAATGATATTTCTCACACATTTAAGTATATGTCCTTTGTGCCTGAGACAATATTTGTTGCAGGCTTGAGTATCAATAAATGTTTagaacatacaattcttagatttataatcagaatttttacttttcatcactgaaaatcaaaactaaatccctagttttttattatacctagagCAGACATGAGTTGGAGCTATCTATTTCTTAATGATTGCTCAATCCATATCTTTGCATGTATATTTAGGATTACTTAACTACAAATGAGATTCTCTAAATACTATCAAAGTATATTAGACCTGTGATAAGGATTCATGAGTATATCAGAAAACAAGTCATGATCTTCCTGAAAACAAGTGGATATGGGAATAACCCCAGGATTCAGGTGGGAAAAACCAGCTTCAGTTAATAAATTCATCATTTATAAATGTCCTGGGTCAAACATGGGAAAAGTTGTAATGAAGCAACTTCCtgggaaattacagaatctgaATGACACATTGCCAGTTTTCTGGGAGGATTtggtgtcagaataattttgcaagagtgaaatagtagggaggaaagtactctATAGAAACTCATAATGAGTCCCTTGTTCTACCCTGGCGTGCCCCAATTCACATCTGACCACGAGATAaattcagaacttagattctcccgaaggaaacatgaaaacccttccctaacttctgcccaggtactcattaacatctaacaaactcctagacatcatcagtaagcatcagaaaggaatggagatttTCTCTGGGGATAAATGATTTTCCCTCATTGGAGGTATCCCAAAGACACCATGCAGACAAATATGCGGCCGCCACAGATGACACAATAATAAACTCTCTGAAGGATGTCATGTCCCAGTGCCCTATTGTTTTATGAGACTGGAAACTAGGACTTTGTTGGGTTACCTTTACAGCATTGcatggagaataagaaaccattctgaatttcattgcattctttctcaggcaaagagtgacacagagaagttcctGAATCCAGGCACTAGGAAATATGCTTCTATAGGAGCTGTGCTCTGCACCTGGTTttcagatgagcatcttcatcctgactgaggctcagaaggtggGATTCATCTATCATAGACTTCTgcttaaaattcttttctcttcagtgaaaattgtcctctgaagccaacatgaaacattatttctttctgaagtctgAAGGTTAACTTAAATAGGTTAACATTTTGCTTTCATGTCAAAGAAATGTCTGTGTCCTAGAATAGtactcaggagaaaacagcatTCAGTGTAACATGTATGTGAGATAATGAATTATACCTTGTGGATGGAGGCCCTTGTGTTCCtatagaaaacatataaacaagtaaagtGCAGACTAAGCATCAGGTTGCAAAGGGTATtggtattatattatattatattatattatattatattatattaaattacTGCAAAGGGATTGTGTTAATAATTTTGGAGGGAATCTGCAGATGATGCAGGTAAGGCTATGGCACCTcacattttagaacaaaaattatgatcagtaaaattatgaataaatgaaacttgttagcaagtggttttttttttcatatggagGACACATATGTTAGCCTATGTTCATGTGTGTCATTACAACACAGGTGGCTTTATCAGAAgtatttggtgtttttttttaattttgaggataagtagtataaaattttctcaaaagccaaCAACTTAATTTTCTACAACTGAATTCAGTTATACAACTTTATTATTGAGTGCAATATTATATTGTTCCCATACatactatttttaatatgttactataacataagaaattcaattaattatttttacattgcatttatatattcttttatttgttattgaTTTAGTTACATCCCAATTGAAGCCTTTCCTCCCTCCTAATTGTATTGAATTCTGATGATGGAATCACAGACTCATAGTAGACTCTTTACTGTCTGTATCAATATGCAAAGACCTTGgtgtgttaaaatgtgtgttattgtgcTCTTGACCTACTGGACCAATAAAGATGTAGTTGCAATACAAAATTTACATTGAGGCAGGAGTAATAAAATCAGTATAAAAGTTTATTTGAGTTATTATACATTCATTGTTTCTCAGGCAATTTGCCTGTAATGTGATAGAATAGTGTCTCacttatcaagtgaagaaattgtcacaaatcaattggtaagtgtggacaatAAAACAGAGACCCGAGGAGAGTAGTGTCCGACCTAATCATCACTCCAGGGTTGAATAAAGGCCTCTCCATGTCTGTTCATGGTAAATCcgtgaaaaccactgaggaagtggctcttcagatcctcttgctttgccagtttgTGGTTGGGACCGtggccaatgtctttctgtttgtccataatttctctccagtcttgactggttctaaacagagacccagacaggtgattttaagccacatggctgtggccaatgccttgactctattcctcacgatatttccaaacaacatgatggcttttggtcccaaaactcctccaactgaactcaaatgtaaattagaattcttcagtcacatggtggcaagaagcacaaatttgtgttccacctgtgtcctgagtgtccatcagtttgtcactctGGTTCCTGTTAATAGAGGTAAAGGTAAACTCATACTCAGAGTAAGTGTCCCAAATTTTGCGAATTATTCTTGCtacagttgttggtttttcagtgtcttaagtaacatccatattccaattaaggtcactggtccacagataatagacaataacactgactctaaaagcaacttgttctgttccacttctggattcattgtaggcattgtcttcttgcagttttcccatgatgccacattcatgagcatcatggtctggaccagtgtctccatggtacttctcctccatagacatcatcagcgaatgcagcacatcctcactcccaatcaggACCCCAGAGGCCAAGCTGGGTCCAGAGCAACCCATACTATCCTGATGCTGGTGAtcacatttgttagcttttatcttctaaattgtatttgtatcatctttcatGCCTTTTCTATACATTCTCGTCTCTTCATAAGGCTTGTCAGTGAGGTTCTGGCTGCAGTCTTCCCCAGTGTCTGCCCTTTAGtgttgatcttcagagatcctaaagatccttgttctgtgctcttcAAATGTTGAAAACAAGAGCCCCTAAAtactgccaaatacagaagacatcttcactaataccattaagtactttattccatatatatgttttcaacattttgtatgaataaggtgtggtgctcactgctgtaattttaaaagaataaagctaTACTCATTTGTTGATGTTAAATGATTTCTGGTTGGAATCTGACTGACATGGTAAGTGAAGTTATTCACCATcctctgttctcctgtatatAACTGCATTCTGCTGCAGGCTGGACTGAAACTGATGCAACCAATTTTCACTAAACAGTTTAATGTGTTAAATGTTCCTGATCAACCTGATACTCTTGCTCTTTCTTAGTTAATACTTCAAACTTTGGataagaacagaatccctctCTATATTTCTCTATCTGAACAAATGAGGATGCATtgctctaattaaatgttttcaaggATGAACATTTTATATATGGTAAATATATTGCATGTCATTCCACTTTAGTTAGGAGATATATGCTTAGCTACCTTGGGCCCTACTGAGGTGAGAGTCAAGCACTGAACAACATAACTTTGTGCTTTCTAGAGCAGTACAATCTGCTGAGCATATCGagaataaataggaaaagaggcagaaacaggtcacACTCAGAATCCTTAAGCGATTTAAAGTCTCAGGACCAGGGAGGAACCCAGGATCCACACTGGAGATCTTCTCCTGAAAGACTTCACTCTGGGCCAtggtgaaattgttttccagtcatcACAAACACCTACCAATCAGACAGGAGACAATATATATCCGAACAATGAGGAGGCAAAGTTGTCACTCCATCTGTCAGTGGCTTTCtcaatcacaaaattattttctcagaagattaaaATCAAGCATCTAATATTTTCAGCTATCTGAGAATGACCAAGGCAAGAAAGATCACAAGATAAATATCTGGAGTGGTTATAGCTTTCAGTGTGATGAAACTTATAATCTGACTTGTGGTACTTACTTCTgtgaacaaagaatattttagcattcatttttttgttcATGCGTattgggtatgtatgtatttgtggggattccctcctcttaaggagaataggtgtcatacccctagagctggagttacaaactgtTATAAGCCTACAAAGATAGGTTCTCAGAATCAagctctgatccaatgtaaatgtggccaggcttccaacctgctgagccatctctccaggcccacacTGAAAAATTTATCCAACACACTTAACTCTTCACTTCCAGTTTGGGATGTCGGAAATCATCAATATCAGCTTTattgaaagagcttgaaataatagaataggaACCAACAGTTTGTATGTACGATATTAAGGATAGATTCGCACTGAGTTATGAAATTAATACTGAGACTCTTCATGTACATTTTCACAGACCTCTACCAACAATAAAACTGACAATCCCACAGCACCAAGTCTTGATAATAACACTGGCAATAATAAGaatcagcaagacagctcagcagctaaagcactcacaacttagaaatgattatcccaggtcctacatagtggagagaacaaactcctacaattgtactctgccttcctcaaATCTGTGCTTGAACATGTCCACACACCGAAAAGAAAAAGTGTATTTTCTAAGTTCAGTTTAATCAGTTCAGTGTATCCTATAACACTGATCTCTGCCTGTTAATCTCTGTATACCCTTATATCTAAGCATTAGTTTGTTGTACTTCATTGGATTGTACTATCTACTACCCTTCCAACACCTTTTTCACCACAATATTTCCAACCAACACTCAGTAATAAAGAAAAGTTAGAGAGGAAAAGGTGTGTTGACCTCTGATGTTGGTTTTGGTAAGTCCAAAATCTATCATCATGATATCTCTAACCAGAAGTCAAACAAGACAGCCAAACAACAATTCATCAATAGCAAAATCAGGAGCAGGTACAGCAGCAAAGGGAACTGACAGCAGCAGGCAAAGCAGGAGCCACCACAGGACATCTTGGGGATCTCACACAAATACCTTCTCAAGATTCTCAAGAATTCCAAACAAAAACTGTCTGCAGCTGGAAAAAAATCATGCCCCTCCTATAGCATGAGACACTCATAATTATTCATTGTGGACTTTTGGAAACAGCACCATATCCCATATCAGGgagtaaaagaaaaacatattcatGTAACATAACTGGTTTtttgacaaaatgaaaattatcaCATCAGTCAAAGCACAAATACTGAAATGTTAATAATATTCAAAGGAGGCATGAATTATAATGAGAAAACTTTGGAAAGGGCAGAAGTTAGCAGGTAAAATTTCaagaaatcataaataaataaataaataaataaataaataaataaataaataaataaatggccttTCTTTGTTCCATCTAATGTTCCACACCCCAGTCTGCAATCTCTGATCTATACTCCTCTCCCTAGCCCATAGttctgcctgccttccaggaTGCTGAGTCCTGCATGGTCATGAGGGTGATGGTGTGACATGATCACAACTCTGGGATGGAGCCAGCAGGACATAGGACTCCACAGTGTTGACAGTTATCAGGAAATATGATACTTGACAAGTTTATTGTGGAATGTCCTTTCTGGGAAAGTTAGTACCTCTTAGGATAGGAGGGTATGTTTAGATCTTAGCAAAAACTATAAATGCTGTGGCCTTCATGGCAGCCCTTAATGATATaggaaagaacactgaatacatgaatttaaaaatatataaacaggagttctcaactattcaaaatataaggatgtaatATGAGTTACAAGAGGGGCTTCATGCACCAAAAAGTACAGAAGCAGGTGCACTATGAgcaagcttgtcagaaagatgcaAAGATAGGCAGACACAAAAGcaagcaggtttctgagttcaaggacatcctggaaCAGAGGAAATTTAGATCCAGCATTTGGGGGCAGTGATCTCAGTGCTGGGTCCTACCTTGATAGCTTATTGTATGTTCTTACAAaggaagcagatttctgagtttgtttgccatgttaagaaaaatgtgcttgctgtcttttcttagaggttaagGGGATAAGTTCAAAATTTGTGATGTAATCAAAAGAGTATGTGGGGTGCATGACTGCattgacatgaaaataaaagaatgggcTATTGTCTGTTAGAGGTTATCTCTCTGGTCATCTTCAGAAAGCTGTCTTAGCAGAGCACAAGGCTATCTGCTTGTACCCCAGAACTGACTTCAAGCCATTCTTTTTGTTGCTCCCAAACACTActttctcagaacccctctctaagccaaggctggtccttagCACCAGGAGGCCTACTGACATCCTGAACAACCAAGAACAACTCACTCTCCAATTTCCTGCCTGCTGAACTCCAGTACTCCCAGAAGCTGTGAGGTCTGCCCAATTCTCTCCATTCTTTCTATGCCCCATCTTCCTGTCCACACTTCTACATACAATTGAGAACCTGCACTCCACACCCTAGTTCACAGCTCTGCATGCCTCCTGGTAGACCTGTTACCAAGTGGTACAATCAGTCCCAGAGGCCTACTGCGACCTTGTATGGCCAGGACAATTAATACCAGAGACAACAAGATTTCTAAAGACATGAGCTAAAATATGATAAGGAAAAGGCAGTGCAATATGGCACCACTGGTAACCAGCTATCTTACTCTAGCAAGCATTAGGTACcctgacacacctgaagagcaagaaaatgatcttaCATCTCATTGTATGAAGAAGATATAGGCCTTTAATgaggaaataagtaaatatctttttttcttttttttattacgtattttcttcaattacatttccaatgctatcccaaaagtcccccccccactaccctacccacccattcccattttttggccctggcgttcccctgtactggggcatataacatttgcctgaccaatgggcctctctttccagtggccaactaggtcatcttttgatacatatgcagctagagtcaagagctctggggtactggttagttcataatgttgttccaccaatagggttgcagatctctttagctccttggatactttctccattgggggccctgtgatccatccaatagttgactgtgagcatccacttctgtgtttgctaggccccggcctagtctcacaagggacagctatatcaccatccttgcaacaaaggcttgctagtgtatgcaatgttgtcatcgcttggaggctaattatgggatggatccctggatatggcagtctctagatggaccatccttttgtctcagctccaaactttgtctctgtaactccttccatgggtgattttttccaattctaagaatgagcaaagtgtccatactttggtcttcattcttcttcagtttcatatgttttacatattgtaccttatatctcactatactaagtttctgggttaatatccacttatcagtgagtacatttcatttgagtttttttgtgattgggttacctcactcaggatgatgccctccaggtccaaccatttgcctaggaatttcgtaattcattctttttaatagctgagtagtactccattgtgtagatgtaccacatcttttgtatccattcctctgttgagggacatctgggttctttccagcttctggctattataaataaggctgctatgaacatagtggagcatgtgtccttcttaccggttgggacatcttctggatatatgcccaggagaggtattgggggatcctccagtagtactatgtccaattttcggaggaaccacaagactgatttccagagtggttgtacaagcttgcaatcccaccaacaatggaggagtgttcctctttctccacatccatgccagcatctgctgtcacctgaatttttgatcttagccattctgactggtgtgagatggaatctcagggttgttttgatttgcatttccatgatgattaaggatgttgaacattttttcaggtatttctcagcctttcggtattactcaggtgagaattctttgtttagctctgagccccatcttttaagggggctatttgattttctggagtccaccctcttgagttctttatatatattggatattagtcccctatctgatttaagataggtaaagatcctttcccaatctgttggtggtctttttgtcttattgacagtgtcttttgccttgcagaagctttgcagtttcatgaggtcacatttgtcaatcctcgatcttaaagcacaagccattgctgttatattcaggaatttttccctgtgcccatatcttcaaggctttgccccactttctcctctataagtttcagtgtctctggttttatgtgaagttccttgatccacttagatttgaccttagtacaagtagagaggaatgggttgattcgcattcttctacatgataacaaccagttgtgccagcaccatttgttgaaaatgctgtcttttttccactggatggttttagctcccttgtcgaagatcaagtgaccataggtgtgtgggttcatttctgggtcttcaattctattccattggtctacttttatgtcgctataccagtaccatgcagtttttatcacaattgctctgtagtaaatctttaggtcaggcatgctgattccagcagaggtacttttatccttgagaagagcttctgctatcctaggatttttgttattccagatgaatttgcagattgctctttctaattcgttgaagaattgagttggaattttgatggggattgcattgaatctgtagattgcttttggcaagatagccatttttacaatgttgatcctgccaatccatgagcatgggagatctttccatcttctgagatcttctttaatttctttcttcagggacttgaagtttttatcatacagatctttcacttccttagttagagtcacgccaagatattttatattatttgtgactattgagaagggtgttgtttccctaatttctttctcagcctgtttattcttggtgtagagaaagaccattgacttgtttgagttaattttatatccagctacttcaccgaagctgtttatcaggtttagtagttctctggtagaatttttagggtcacttatatatactatcatatcatctgcaaaacgtgatattttgacttcctcttttccaatttgtatccccttgatctttttttgttgtcgaattgctctggctaggacttcaagtactatgttgaagaggtagggagaaagtgggcagccttgtctagtccctgattttagtgggattgcttccagtttctcactatttaatttgatgttggctactggtttgctgtagattgcttttatcatgtttaggtatggaccttgaattcctgatctttccaagacttttatcatgaatgggttttggatcttgttgaatgctttttccgcatctaatgagatgatcatgtggtttttgtctttgagtttgtttatataatgggttacattgatggattttcatatattaaaccatccctgcatccctggaatgaaacctacttggtcaggatggatgattgctttaatgtgttcttggattcggttagcaagaattttattgaggatttttgcatcgatattcataagagaaatttttctgaagttctctatctttgttggatctttctgtggtttaggtatcagagtaattgtggcttcatagaatgagttaggtagagttccctctacttctattttgtggaatagtttgtgcagaactgggattagatcttctttgaaggtctggtagaactctgcactaaacccatctggtcctgggctttttttggctgggagactattaatgactgcttctatttccttaagggatatgggactgtttagatcgttaacttgatcctgatttaactttggtacctggtatcagtctagaaacttgtccatttcatccaggtttttcagttttattgagtataagcttttgtagaaggatctgatggtgttttggatttcttcaggatatgatgttatgtctctcttttcatttctgattttgttaattaggatgctgtccccgtgccctctagtgactctagctaagggtttatctatcttgttgattttctcaaagaaccaactcctcgtttggttaattctttgaatagttcttcttgtttccacttggttgatttcacccctgagtttgattatttcctgccgtctactcctcttgggtgaatttgcttcctttttttctagagcttttagatgtgttgtcaagctgctagtatgtgctgtctcccgtttcttcttggaggcactcagagctatgagtttccctcttagaaatgcttttattgtgtcccataggtttgggtatgttgtgtcttcattttcattaaatctaaaaagtctttaatttctttctttattccttccttgaccaaggtatcattgagaagagtgttgttcagtttccacgtgaatgttggctttccattatttatgttgttattgaagatcagccttaggccgtggtggtctgatagtatacatgggacaatttcaatatttttgtatctgttgaggcctgttttgtgaccaattatatggtcaattttggagaaggtcccatgaggtgctgagaagaaggtatatccttttgttttaggaaaaaatgttctgtagatatctgtcagatctatttgtttcataacttctgttactttcactgtgtccctttttagtttctgtttccaagatctgtccattgatgaaagtggtgtgttgaagtctcccactattattgtgtgaggtgcaatgtgtgttttgagctttactaaagtgtctttaatgaatgtggctgcccttgcatttggagcgtagacattcagaattgagagtttctcttggaggattttacctttgatgagtatgaaatgtctctccttgtcttttttgataactttgggttggaagtcgattttatccgatattaaaatggctactccagcttgtttcttcagaccatttgcttggaaaattgttttccagcctttcactctgaggtagtgtctgtctttttccctgagatgggtttcctgtaagcagcagaatgttgggtcctgtttatgtagccagtctgttagtctatgtctttttattggcgaattgagttcattgatattaagagatattaaggaaaagtacttgttgcttccttttatttttgttgttagagttggcattctgttcttgtggctgccttctttttggtttgttgagggattactttcttgcttgttctagggcgtgatttccgtccttgtattgcttcttttctgttattatcctttgaagggctggattcgtggaaagataatgtgtgaatttggttttgtcgtggaatactttggtttctccatctatggtaattgagagtttggccgggtatagtagcctgggctggcatttgtgttctcttagtgtctgtataacatctgtccaggctcttctggctttcatagtctctggtgaaaagtctggtgtaattctgataggtctgcctttatatgttacttgacctttctcccttactgcttttaatattctatctttatttagtgcatttgttgttctaattattatgtgtcgggaggaatttcttttctggtccagtctatttggagttttgtaggcttcttgtatgttcatgggcatgtcattctttaggtttgggaagttttcttctataattttgttgaatatatttgctggccctttaagttgaaaatcttcattctcatcaacttctattatccgtaggtttggtcttctcattgtgtcctggatttcctggatgttttgagttaggatctttttgcgttttgtattatctttgaatgttgtgccgatgttctctatggaatcttctgcacctgagattctctcttccatctcttgtaatctgttgctgatgctcgcatctatggttccagattttttccctcggttttctatctccagcgttgccttgctttgggttttctttattgtgtctacttccctttttaggtctagtatggtcttgtacatttccatcacctgtttggatgtgttttcctgtttttctataaggacttctacctgtttggttgtgttttcctgtttttctttaaggacttgtaaatctttagcagtgttctcctgtatttctttaagtgagttattaaagttcttcttgatgtcctctaccatcaacatgagatatgcttttaaatctgagtctagcttttcggttgtgttgtggtgcccaggactaggtggcgcgggagtgctgcgttctgatgatggtgagtggtcttgatttctgttagtaggattcttatgttttcctttcgccctctggtattctctggagctgtgcaggatacactggCGGGG
This Mus musculus strain C57BL/6J chromosome 7, GRCm38.p6 C57BL/6J DNA region includes the following protein-coding sequences:
- the Vmn1r91 gene encoding vomeronasal 1 receptor 91, with amino-acid sequence MSVHGKSVKTTEEVALQILLLCQFVVGTVANVFLFVHNFSPVLTGSKQRPRQVILSHMAVANALTLFLTIFPNNMMAFGPKTPPTELKCKLEFFSHMVARSTNLCSTCVLSVHQFVTLVPVNRGKGKLILRVSVPNFANYSCYSCWFFSVLSNIHIPIKVTGPQIIDNNTDSKSNLFCSTSGFIVGIVFLQFSHDATFMSIMVWTSVSMVLLLHRHHQRMQHILTPNQDPRGQAGSRATHTILMLVITFVSFYLLNCICIIFHAFSIHSRLFIRLVSEVLAAVFPSVCPLVLIFRDPKDPCSVLFKC